Below is a genomic region from Henckelia pumila isolate YLH828 chromosome 3, ASM3356847v2, whole genome shotgun sequence.
taagtttataaaaacatttattaattatataattaactaaaaacaaaaagaaaataaaataaagtgataataataataataataaaaaccatGGTGCGCTGCCATAGGTAGGGAACTCTGCCACATAGGCAGTGTCCTCTAATATTCCAGGGTTCGCTGTCTCTAACAGTGTTTTGTGGTATTTGTGATATATATCTTCCCACCTTgttttttaaattgattttttattttacattaaattttttttaaaaaaaaccctaTTTAAAGGAGTATATTGGCAAAGtccaataatataataaatattaaatagcGGCATGACCTTGAAACCCTAACTCCAAAAACTCTTCCATCTGGAGCTGGATTTCAGTTGTGTGTTCATCACCAGACCAGCGCACCGCTTTGATGGGGGAGCCAAGTTCTAAATCGCGAGGTGATACCCATAGCTTCAGGTGTCAGCATTGTGCTGGTCCCCTTTCCAAAGAGATGGTATGAATCACCAAAACCCTTTTGATTTACCCAACGATTTATCCTCACAAGTAAAATCCCAACTCTGTATTTCCACAGGAGACCAGCCAGTGGACTGTTTCACCGCTAATCAGGGACGGCTTTTCCATGGTGTGGATcgccatttttgcatctttttttcTTGCTGTACTCTACCTTTCAATCGACTTAGATCTTGTGTCTTTTTACTCGTTACATTAGATAGGATCAGCCGTTGGAGGCACGGCAGGAGCTTTCTATGGTTTCAACCACGGTATGATTGGTGCTACATCATTTTCTATGGTTGGTTAGTCTATTCTGGGTCAAGACcggaatttgatttgaattattcaTTTTTCTGCATTCACTGATTTGTTTTAGTTGTGTTGAttaatgtattatatatatatgcgatTGTATTTTTGGTTTGGGATTGTGGGTATTATACATACAAACTCTTGCAATTGTAATGATGGTTTTTATGTTTAGATTCTCAAATTTCTTTCTTCTACAGCTATGCCGATTGTTAGGAGGTGGATCAAAGGACCTATGTGGTTACATTTCCTCATTGGTGTAAGTCTTTTGCTGTTTTTGTAGAAGTTGGCGTTGCTCCCGTTTATTCGGGAGCTTTGtttctttcttttctcttcGTATGATGATGGTGGGTTGTGGATTATTGTCTTTATATTTGGCCGTGTCATTATTCTGTGTTGCTTTATGCTACGTAGTCTATGTTTATGCAAGGACAAGTGATATTCATTGATTTTCTTAAGGACAAGTGATATTCATTGATTTTCTTAGTTGGAAATACTTGAACATTTGGTGATATAGGGTACCCTTAGGCATcaacaacataaaaaaaaattcagtctcAGATTGAACTCTTGTGGGAGGGGTGGCTACAAGGGGCCAAATTCCTCATTCAAGATAAATAAGATTCCTATTTATACTGCAAGAGTACTACTGTACTAGTGTATAAATTAGCTACCTGTAGACGTGTCCACTGCCCTTCATACTCCGATGATCAACCTGCAATTGCGAGTGTTAATTGAGGATCCATGAGAAAGATTGTAATGTTACTGTTCTACTTCAATTTTGTCCCCACATCCTTTCTCTTTATCTGCATGCCAAAATGGAGATTGAAAGGGGTTAAAATGAGGAGGGTGTTAATAACAGAGCTATATGATAAGGATCATCTGCAATGCAGGAAATAGGCCAAAATTCATGATATTTGGCTCTGCGGAAAAAGCGTGGATTATAATGTGGGGGTTTGTGTCATTGTATATTCTTCGAATTTTGCCATCACAGCTGTGTTAAATTTAACTTAGTTTTCTTTTTGTATTTGTATAACTATGTTAAATACTGACATGTTATGTAAGAACACTGTACTATGGCCCCCTCATTTATTGTGTATAAGTCCATCCCGTGCATGAACGAGTAACATCAAAGTCTAGGATATTATAAAAGTTATTTACATCCAATTTTAAATTGATAAGGAGCTTTCCTTCTGTGCTGATTTTTGGTTTTTCCCTCTTTTTTCTTTGTGGGttttttaattgttattttgGGATGCAGGCCCCACCAGTCATTGTTTTCTCTTCAGGTTGTGCTGGATTAACAGGTGAATCTATTTTTCACACTGAAATGTATTAAACTCTGCATATGCTGTGATGACCTCATGACATAGTTGGAAAGGCTGAACAAATTTTTGTTGCCATGGTCCCAACTCCAAAATTACAATTGTGATGGGTCTTGTTTTATGGGGGTTTGCTATAGTGGTAGAAGATTGGAGTTTTGATGTAACGTTACTGGTGACGACTGTTCttattttaagaaaataatcCTGTTGGCAGTTGGCCGCTATTGATGGAGTGTTGTAACTAGATTTTCATTTGGCTATAATTCAAGAGTAGCTGGTTATTTAGTAAAAAGTTGTGTAGTTTGCATAATAGCTAAGGACAACACACCTGCATTGTCCTGAGAGGGCAGGGGACCAATGATGGCTGGTCCATCTTTAGGAAGACCAAATCCAAATTTCTATAAGCAGTTCAGTCATAGTAATGGTTAGAAGGTTTCGATTTGAGTTCTAACTATTCTGGTGTGGTTTTGTTTTGATCTGATTTTGTCAAAAGTGGTGGAGATATAGCATAATggcatatatataattaataaaaattgtta
It encodes:
- the LOC140891307 gene encoding uncharacterized protein, which encodes MGEPSSKSRGDTHSFRCQHCAGPLSKEMETSQWTVSPLIRDGFSMIGSAVGGTAGAFYGFNHAMPIVRRWIKGPMWLHFLIGAPPVIVFSSGCAGLTGGSIPALVQLASSSYHAVVSSSPSPPRSSS